The Prevotella melaninogenica nucleotide sequence GCAATATTCTCTTCATCTTCATGTGCATTAAAAGTACAAGTTGAATAAATAAGAATACCTCCAGGTTTTAAGTTGTCCCATATATCAGCAATAATACTACGCTGAAGTTGCCAACAGTTCTTTACATTCTGTAGACTCCATTCCTCTATTGATTGTGGATCTTTACGAAACATTCCTTCACCAGAGCAGGGTACATCGGCTATAATAACATCAAAACCAAGCTTTGTCTTTTTGTAATCACGAGGGTAATTGTTCGTAACAGCGACACCCTCATGACCAAACTTTTGAACGTTCTCTGCCAATATTTGTGCACGTTTCCCTATCGGCTCGTTAGAGAAAAGAAAGGAACCTGCAGGTAAGGATGCACGTGCGCAAGTTGTTTTACCACCTGGTGCAGCACAGAGATCGAGTGCCATAACTGGCTGTTTTACCAAGTGTTGTAATACATGAGATAGAAACATAGATGATGCTTCTTGCACATAATAAGCCCCAGCATGAAGTAGTGGGTCAAACGTAAAGTTAGGTCTTGTATCCAACCAATAGCCATCCTTGCACCAAGGAATAGGATGAGGATTCAACTCTGGATTAACTTTATGAGTTCCATCTGCCAACTTAAAGGGATTAAGACGTATACTCACCGGTGCTGTTTCTCCCAATCCTTTTAGGAATGTATGATAAAGGTTATCACCAAAAAGACTACGAGTATAATCAGTAAAGGCAAGAGGAAGTCTTTCTTCAACTTCTTCTATAGTCCTTACTTCTTGCCCGTCTGGCTCTAAGGAACAAGGAGATTGTGCTGCCTGACATTGTCGGCTCTTATCTTTTATCATATGTTTAGGGAATGTTAATGATAATCATTCCATCATCATCAAGACTTTCTTTTTTCTTTGTTTTTGGCTGTTGCTTAAGGTTTCCCTTCTCATCAAACATACCATATGTGGTTCGAAGCACTGTAAACTCAGTACGGCGGTTCAATTGATTGGCTATTTCTTGCTTCTCCTTATCGAGTTTCTTGATGAAATCTTCAGTGAGAACATCGTTTTCCTTTAGCCAAGGGTACTTCTCGGTAACCTTCTTACGAATCTTTTTTGGACGTTCTTTACCATATCCAACTGGTGTAAGGCGGTCACGAACGATACCATGTGCAGTGAGATAAGCCACTACGGCATCTGCACGTCGTTGTGAAAGACGTTTATTATAATCAGCAGAACCAAGGTAATCGGTGTGAGCCGAGAGTTCTATTGTTACGTTAGGATTCTCCTTGAGAAGATTGACAAGAGCGTCCAAAGCCTTCTCTGATTCTGGTCGAAGCGTCGCTTTATCAAAGTCATAGAAGATATTGTCTATCAACACAGGTACGTTTATACCTGCTAAAGCAAACTGAAGGGTATATACTTTAGAATCATCTACATTCCCAACCTTAATCTCCTCCTTATGATTTAGGTAGCCGTTGCAGGTCGCAAGGAAGATATAATTAACGCCAGGCTTTATCTCTTGTTCAAAAGAACCATCACCTTTGACAGCTAACTTCTTGTTAGTTCCATCATCACCAACCATAAATATCTGTGCAGCTGGCAACTCATAACCATCCATTTCATAGACCCATCCCTTCACTGTCTGAATGACTTCAGGGAGTTCAAAGCTATAGATATGATCCCAACCTCGACCATCACCACGGTTTGAAGAAAAGAAACCGCGATTATGAATGCCCTCGAAAGTCATACCAAAGTCATCACCTTGTGAGTTTAGAGGATATCCTGGATGTTCCAAGTGGTAGCGACGATCGTTGCCAACCTTAGCTATAAAGATATCAAGACCACCCAAACCACCATGTCCATTACTTGAGAAATAAAGGTCACCGTTTGGTCGGAAAGTAGGAAATTCTTCATCTCCTGGGGTGTTGATTGGTTCTCCGAGGTTCTCAACACCTCCCGTTGTACCGCCTGTCAGACGTACACGCCAGATATCAAGACCACCTTTTCCACCAGGCATATCACTGGTGAAATAAAGCCAATTACCATCTGGTGAGATAGCAGGATGTGCAAAACTCGATAGCGTATCACGACTAATTTCCAACTTATTAGCCTTTCCCCAAGCTGCATCAGAGCGATTACTTACTGAAATTTGGGCATAGCGAGGATTGCTTGGTTCAGTTAAACACTGTGTAATATACATTTCCCTCCCATCGACAGAGAAAGCAGGCGTACCCTCATCAGCCTCTGTATTCAATGCAGACTCTATAGCCTTCGGTGTACTCCATTTGCCTTTATCATCCTTTTCACTAAGAAAGATGTCACCAGCCTTTGCACCAGTAATACCGCTCAATTCGTCACCTTTGGCTTCATTTCGTGTAGAAGTAAAGTAAAGCTGTTCGTATTTATCGCCGAAAAGCATTGGCGAATAATCCTGTCGACGTGAGTTAAACACGTCCATACGCTTCACAATATACTTTGAACCACGCTCTTTTACGCTTGCAGCTATTGATGCAGCCTGAAGTTCTTGAGCTATCAATTGATTGTTAGGCATTGAATCAAGCGCAATGCGATACTCCTTAACAGCCTCCGAATAACTACCTTCCTTCATTAGATTATCAGCCAAACGCTTATGCGTCTCACCATTATCCAGTTTATAGCGGATAACATTTCTATAAGCTGATATTGCTCGTTGAGAGGACGAAATACGCTCATAACACTCAGCTATCTTCAAAGAAAGTTCTCCACGTTGGCGTCTATCCTTAGGCGAAGTACGTTGATAAGCTGTTTTAAATTGGTTCGCAGCGTCATAATACTCGCCCAAGGAAAGGTGTTTCTCGCCTTTCTTTATATTTCTATCTATTCCGCATGACATTAGTATCAAGGTGATACCAACAGCTAACAGAAGATTCTGTCGATGTTTGCGAAGTATATGTAAAAGCCTTAGGTTGTTCATATTAATATTCTAACGCTTGCTTTTTCAATTTATTGCCTATATTCTTTATCTGTCTTCTAATAACAGAAATAACTCGTAAACTCCTCAACTTGTTTACCTGTCAACCACCTCACAGTTCTACAACCGTGATACCTGCACCGCCAAACTGTACATGTTCATCGCGATAGTTTGTAACATTAGGAACACTGCCAAGATACTGTCGGATTAGCTGACGAAGTATACCATTGCCTTTACCATGAAGAATACGCACCTGACTTGCCCCAACAAGGATAGCATCATCTATAAAGTATTGCACCTGATTTAAGGCTTCATCAGCCCTCATACCACGTACATCCAACTCTTGTCGGAACTGGTTACGATGCTTATCAATGGTTTCACGAGTCTCACGACTATAGTTATAAGCTTGAAATTGCTTCTGTTCTGACTGAATAGTTGCCGCATCAACATGCTCCAAACGACTAATAGCCATCTTTGTTCTCATACCACCAAAGATAACAGTTGCCTGCTTTCCTTCAATTGATTCCACCTTACCAACAGACGTTAGACCCTTTATACGTACAGAATCACCAGCCATAACGAGTCCACCTCCTTGCTGTTTACGTACGGCATTCTTCAATGCTTCAGCAGCTGCTTGCTGCTTACTTGCCTTTTCTTTCAGATGCTGTTCGTGGCGTTCCTTACGACTCTTAATCTTGTCAACCTTCTTTTGGAAATCGTCATCAGAGAGTAATCCGCTACTTTTTAGTTTCTTCTTATTCGAGGTTTCAGGCTTATCATTCTTACTTCCATCCAATAATCCTACCTCATAAGCAGCCAATTCCTGACGAATACGCTTGGTTTCTTCCTTCTCAGCCTGCTTCTCTCTGATTTCACGGATAGCATTTTCTATACGTCGATTACTCTCCTTGATAATCTCTTCTGCTTGTGCCTTGGCACGGTTGAGAATCTCCTTACGACTTTGTTCTAACGCTGCAATATCCTTTTCATATTGACTAATACGTTTCTCCAATTCCTTCTCATGGCTGTGAATGGTTTGACGCTTATTCTCCCAATAACGTTTATCTCGAACAATATCCTGTAAGTACTTATCACTCTGAATATAATCAGAACCAACAATCTCTGATGCATCACGGATTACTTCTTCTGGTATTCCCGTCTTTCGAGCAATCTCAATAGCAAACGAACTACCGGGTCTACCAATTGCCAACTGAAAGAGTGGGCGCATTTCATGGCGGTCATAGAGCATCGCACCATTGACTGTACCAGGATGTTCTTCCGCAAAATGCTTAAGGTTTTGATAGTGGGTTGTTATCACAGCCCAAGCATGCTTCTTCCAGAACTGACGTAAAACAGACTCGGCAATTGCTCCACCAATCTGTGGTTCCGTACCAGTTCCAAACTCATCAATGAGGATAAGCGTAGACTCTGAAGCACGACGCATCATCACCTTCATATTCATCAAGTGAGAAGAATAGGTACTGAGGTCGTTCTCTATACTCTGCTCATCACCGATATCTATCATAATATCTGTAAAAATGCCAGTGGTTGAGCGGTCACCAACAGGGATTGAAAGACCGCACTGAAGCATATACTGAAGTAAACCCACAGTCTTCAAACAAACCGATTTACCACCAGCATTCGGACCAGAAATAATCAGAAGATGCTTATCTTTTGTGAGTTGAATATCGAGAGGAACAACACTTGAAGGAACATTACGCGTATCGTTCTCTTCTTCTAATACCGTGTCGTAATCTTGTGTATTATCAACTTCATTAGAAACTTTATCTATTTCGTTATTATCATCAGATAATGAGGTGTTTAACTTATTATTATTTTTTCTTTCTAATGAAAGTTGAAGTAGGGGATGAATAGCTCTTATCCAATCAATGTGAGGTTCCTCTGCCACCTGTGGTTCAAAACTCTTAAAGAGTCGAGCCAGCTCAGCCTTTGCACGAATAAAGTCTACTGCTGCCATAAGATTGTATGAATCGAGAATCTCACGCACATTCGGTCGTACCTTCTTAGCAAAGTCCGTGAGAATTCGAATCATCTCTCTACGCTCCTCATTCTCAAGTTCGCGAACCTTATTATTAGCCTCTACAACCTCAGTAGGCTCAATATATACCGTCTTACCCGTAGCACTTTCATCGTGTACAATACCCGAAATCTTACGTTTCAAGCCTGGTGCAACAGGGATAACCAGTCGACCATCACGCAAGGTAGGTGTGACATCCTTCTCAACAAGTCCTTCTCCCTGCGCAGCACGCAAGATACCATATAAAGTACGTGAGATACTTCCCTCGATGCGCGCCAACTCACGGCGTATCTGAAGTAGTTCTGGAGAAGCATTGTCACGCATTTTACCGAATTTATCGATAATCTGTGAGATGCGCTGAACAAGTAATGGGAATGTTGCAACACCATCAGCAAGATTATAGAGAGCAGGGTAGTAATGGCGTATTTCTCCCTGTTCTGTCTCTTCTCCACGACTTAAAAAGTTTACAATAGCAATAATTGTCTCTAATGAACGCTTCAAATCAAAGAGTTCCTCAACCTCCATGTGGGTTCCTTCCAAGCGGATTCGTGCCACACTTTCGCGTACATCAAAGAAATTATCTAAAGGAAAGTCGTCTTGTCCCTCTTGTATTCTACGAAACTCTCTAATCTCTTCCATCCAGGTATTCACCTGTACGGCATCGGTTGAGAAACTCATTGCATCAACTCGTTCCTTACCTAAAGGCGACAAACAGCGTGCACGCAGAAGTGAGCGCACCTCTGTGAAACCAATCTTTTGCTCAAAGTTCTTGGGATATATCATTACTTTTATCTTCTCAATGTGTTATTTGTAGGCTTTAATATCAGTATCGATTCCACTGATAAATTACTAAATCAACAATCCTTTTTTGCTAATATATGAAACAGCCTATCGAACTGCAAATTT carries:
- a CDS encoding methyltransferase RsmF C-terminal domain-like protein, with product MIKDKSRQCQAAQSPCSLEPDGQEVRTIEEVEERLPLAFTDYTRSLFGDNLYHTFLKGLGETAPVSIRLNPFKLADGTHKVNPELNPHPIPWCKDGYWLDTRPNFTFDPLLHAGAYYVQEASSMFLSHVLQHLVKQPVMALDLCAAPGGKTTCARASLPAGSFLFSNEPIGKRAQILAENVQKFGHEGVAVTNNYPRDYKKTKLGFDVIIADVPCSGEGMFRKDPQSIEEWSLQNVKNCWQLQRSIIADIWDNLKPGGILIYSTCTFNAHEDEENIAWILNEYDAELLSVPTEETWNITGSLIDNPLKDGRDFPVYRFIPGKTHGEGIFMAIIRKHGENEALINKTTIDVDKAITEARKHLRILSHGVKEGMQKGKNVIPDHTLALSFSTDKSAYPNVEVDYQTAIAYLRHEAIVLSSDAPRGIVLLTYKGYPIGFAKNLGNRANNLYPQEWRIKSTHIPEEPMVLL
- a CDS encoding OmpA family protein; the encoded protein is MNNLRLLHILRKHRQNLLLAVGITLILMSCGIDRNIKKGEKHLSLGEYYDAANQFKTAYQRTSPKDRRQRGELSLKIAECYERISSSQRAISAYRNVIRYKLDNGETHKRLADNLMKEGSYSEAVKEYRIALDSMPNNQLIAQELQAASIAASVKERGSKYIVKRMDVFNSRRQDYSPMLFGDKYEQLYFTSTRNEAKGDELSGITGAKAGDIFLSEKDDKGKWSTPKAIESALNTEADEGTPAFSVDGREMYITQCLTEPSNPRYAQISVSNRSDAAWGKANKLEISRDTLSSFAHPAISPDGNWLYFTSDMPGGKGGLDIWRVRLTGGTTGGVENLGEPINTPGDEEFPTFRPNGDLYFSSNGHGGLGGLDIFIAKVGNDRRYHLEHPGYPLNSQGDDFGMTFEGIHNRGFFSSNRGDGRGWDHIYSFELPEVIQTVKGWVYEMDGYELPAAQIFMVGDDGTNKKLAVKGDGSFEQEIKPGVNYIFLATCNGYLNHKEEIKVGNVDDSKVYTLQFALAGINVPVLIDNIFYDFDKATLRPESEKALDALVNLLKENPNVTIELSAHTDYLGSADYNKRLSQRRADAVVAYLTAHGIVRDRLTPVGYGKERPKKIRKKVTEKYPWLKENDVLTEDFIKKLDKEKQEIANQLNRRTEFTVLRTTYGMFDEKGNLKQQPKTKKKESLDDDGMIIINIP
- a CDS encoding endonuclease MutS2, whose protein sequence is MSPLGKERVDAMSFSTDAVQVNTWMEEIREFRRIQEGQDDFPLDNFFDVRESVARIRLEGTHMEVEELFDLKRSLETIIAIVNFLSRGEETEQGEIRHYYPALYNLADGVATFPLLVQRISQIIDKFGKMRDNASPELLQIRRELARIEGSISRTLYGILRAAQGEGLVEKDVTPTLRDGRLVIPVAPGLKRKISGIVHDESATGKTVYIEPTEVVEANNKVRELENEERREMIRILTDFAKKVRPNVREILDSYNLMAAVDFIRAKAELARLFKSFEPQVAEEPHIDWIRAIHPLLQLSLERKNNNKLNTSLSDDNNEIDKVSNEVDNTQDYDTVLEEENDTRNVPSSVVPLDIQLTKDKHLLIISGPNAGGKSVCLKTVGLLQYMLQCGLSIPVGDRSTTGIFTDIMIDIGDEQSIENDLSTYSSHLMNMKVMMRRASESTLILIDEFGTGTEPQIGGAIAESVLRQFWKKHAWAVITTHYQNLKHFAEEHPGTVNGAMLYDRHEMRPLFQLAIGRPGSSFAIEIARKTGIPEEVIRDASEIVGSDYIQSDKYLQDIVRDKRYWENKRQTIHSHEKELEKRISQYEKDIAALEQSRKEILNRAKAQAEEIIKESNRRIENAIREIREKQAEKEETKRIRQELAAYEVGLLDGSKNDKPETSNKKKLKSSGLLSDDDFQKKVDKIKSRKERHEQHLKEKASKQQAAAEALKNAVRKQQGGGLVMAGDSVRIKGLTSVGKVESIEGKQATVIFGGMRTKMAISRLEHVDAATIQSEQKQFQAYNYSRETRETIDKHRNQFRQELDVRGMRADEALNQVQYFIDDAILVGASQVRILHGKGNGILRQLIRQYLGSVPNVTNYRDEHVQFGGAGITVVEL